A window of the Bradyrhizobium ottawaense genome harbors these coding sequences:
- a CDS encoding TetR/AcrR family transcriptional regulator: MARTIGSYGPKTMEAIRKAGLRLIFEHGYSAMSLRQLAAAVGIQAGSLYNHISTKQELLFDLVQDHINELLRQLDLALLGKQRPAEKLSAFVAFHVTYHMTKKREVFIANSELRSLEPKNYDAIVKLRGAYERRLAEILAEGVSEGVFEVVDIQVATFAILALLTGICTWYRPGGRLTREAIIAAHEKLVLSSVTPGGTASPARTNPARTTPVRKRSRPARSVAPGQQRD, encoded by the coding sequence ATGGCGCGCACGATCGGCTCATACGGCCCGAAGACGATGGAGGCGATCCGCAAAGCGGGACTGCGCCTCATCTTCGAACATGGCTATTCGGCGATGAGCCTGCGGCAGCTCGCCGCCGCGGTCGGGATCCAGGCCGGATCGCTCTACAATCATATCAGCACCAAGCAGGAACTGCTGTTCGACCTCGTACAGGACCACATCAACGAGTTGCTTCGTCAGCTCGATCTTGCCTTGCTGGGGAAACAACGGCCGGCCGAGAAGCTCTCGGCCTTCGTCGCGTTCCACGTCACCTACCACATGACCAAGAAGCGCGAGGTCTTCATCGCCAATTCCGAACTGCGAAGCCTCGAGCCGAAGAACTACGATGCGATCGTGAAGTTGCGCGGCGCCTACGAGCGGCGGTTGGCGGAGATTCTCGCGGAAGGCGTATCGGAAGGCGTATTCGAGGTCGTCGATATCCAGGTGGCGACGTTTGCGATCCTGGCGCTTCTGACCGGCATCTGCACATGGTACCGGCCGGGCGGTCGACTGACCCGCGAGGCCATCATCGCTGCCCACGAGAAGCTGGTTCTCTCGAGCGTTACTCCCGGGGGAACGGCGAGTCCTGCCCGAACAAATCCTGCTCGAACAACTCCGGTTCGGAAGAGAAGCAGGCCTGCCCGGAGCGTTGCGCCCGGCCAGCAGCGCGATTGA
- a CDS encoding DUF6481 family protein: MSGFKEPSFADRQKAALQAKQNILNKFKAAPGPDDPEVKRRQAEREAQAAVRAKAKEVREAAKAEAKAREEAAAAEAKAALAREKEEEVARQAALEAEQKAKRDARYAARKGGKGKKK; this comes from the coding sequence ATGAGTGGATTCAAGGAACCGAGCTTCGCCGACCGCCAGAAGGCCGCGCTGCAGGCCAAGCAGAACATTCTGAACAAGTTCAAGGCGGCACCCGGACCTGATGATCCCGAGGTGAAGCGCCGGCAGGCCGAGCGCGAGGCGCAGGCCGCCGTCCGCGCCAAGGCAAAGGAAGTCCGCGAAGCCGCCAAGGCCGAAGCGAAGGCGCGTGAGGAAGCCGCCGCCGCCGAAGCCAAGGCCGCGCTCGCCCGCGAGAAGGAAGAGGAAGTCGCCCGCCAGGCCGCGCTCGAGGCCGAACAGAAGGCCAAGCGCGACGCCCGCTATGCCGCGCGCAAGGGCGGCAAGGGCAAGAAGAAGTAA
- a CDS encoding acetyl/propionyl/methylcrotonyl-CoA carboxylase subunit alpha: protein MDRSKLYRRFRTLLIANRGEIACRVIRSARAMGLRTVAVYSEADRDAMHVAMADEAVLLGPARARDSYLNIERVIEAARKTGAEAVHPGYGFLSENAEFAQACLDAGLVFVGPTAAMMTAMGSKSGSKQLMEKAGVPLVPGYHGEVQDEAILAEAADKIGFPVLVKASAGGGGRGMRVVKSAGELSAAIVSAKREAKAAFGDDRMLIEKFVQNPRHIEVQIIGDSHGNLLSLFERECTLQRRHQKVIEEAPSPTLNATQRDAVCAAARKAAGAVNYVGAGTIEFVSDGKEVFFIEMNTRLQVEHPVTELITGIDLVEWQLRVAFGEKLPLKQDEIKLNGHAIEARVYAENPQKNFMPSVGRIKTWRTPDAVDGLRIDAGYRSGDAVSPYYDAMLAKVIAWAPTREAAIERLNRGLEETDVRGITTNIPFLSALVTHRDVRANTIDTGFIERELKGLTETSPPPGELELCAAVAAVIVQEQQAARNEAHSPWRTYGWQPVGLRTRVFQFRQGPGTEQKVTLHYGDGRFTVSLADRAAPIALSMMPYAGGGFDITIDGVKSNVVAVIENHELYLRTRNGRFDLHWVDPFGGETEEHVGEDKIVAPLPGTVVALLAEEGATLEKGAAILTLEVMKMEQTLRAPYAGVLKKIKCKVGDIVGEGVELAEIEPAAA from the coding sequence ATGGACCGCTCGAAACTCTACCGGCGTTTTCGCACCCTTCTGATCGCCAACCGGGGTGAGATCGCCTGCCGCGTGATCCGCTCCGCCCGCGCCATGGGGCTGCGGACGGTCGCGGTCTATTCCGAGGCCGACCGCGACGCCATGCATGTCGCGATGGCCGATGAGGCCGTACTGCTCGGGCCGGCGCGGGCGCGCGACAGCTATCTCAACATCGAACGCGTGATCGAAGCGGCGCGCAAGACCGGCGCCGAGGCCGTTCATCCCGGTTACGGTTTCCTGTCGGAGAATGCCGAGTTCGCACAGGCCTGCCTGGATGCCGGGCTGGTGTTCGTGGGCCCAACAGCCGCGATGATGACCGCGATGGGTTCGAAGTCCGGCTCGAAGCAACTGATGGAAAAGGCCGGCGTGCCGCTGGTGCCCGGCTATCACGGCGAGGTCCAGGACGAGGCGATCCTGGCAGAAGCCGCCGACAAGATCGGCTTCCCGGTGCTGGTGAAGGCGTCGGCCGGCGGCGGCGGGCGCGGCATGCGGGTGGTGAAATCGGCCGGCGAGCTTTCGGCCGCGATCGTCAGCGCCAAGCGCGAAGCCAAGGCGGCGTTCGGCGACGACCGCATGCTGATCGAAAAGTTCGTCCAGAACCCGCGCCATATCGAGGTGCAGATCATCGGCGACAGCCACGGCAATCTGCTGTCGCTGTTCGAGCGCGAATGCACGTTGCAGCGGCGGCATCAGAAGGTGATCGAGGAAGCGCCGTCGCCGACGCTCAACGCCACGCAACGCGACGCCGTCTGCGCCGCCGCGCGCAAGGCGGCGGGGGCGGTCAATTATGTCGGCGCCGGCACCATCGAATTCGTCTCCGACGGCAAGGAGGTGTTTTTCATCGAAATGAACACTCGCCTGCAGGTCGAACATCCCGTCACCGAACTGATCACCGGCATCGACCTCGTCGAATGGCAGTTGCGGGTGGCGTTTGGCGAGAAGCTGCCGCTGAAGCAGGACGAAATCAAACTGAACGGCCATGCCATCGAGGCGCGGGTCTATGCGGAGAATCCGCAGAAGAATTTCATGCCTTCAGTGGGCCGGATCAAGACCTGGCGTACGCCGGATGCCGTGGACGGCCTGCGGATCGACGCCGGTTATCGCAGCGGCGACGCGGTGTCGCCGTACTACGACGCGATGCTCGCCAAGGTGATCGCTTGGGCGCCGACCCGCGAGGCCGCAATCGAGCGGCTCAACCGCGGGCTGGAAGAAACCGATGTGCGCGGCATCACTACCAACATTCCATTCCTGTCGGCGCTGGTGACGCATCGCGACGTCCGCGCCAACACCATCGACACCGGTTTCATCGAACGCGAATTGAAGGGCCTGACCGAGACCTCGCCTCCGCCCGGTGAACTCGAGCTTTGCGCCGCGGTGGCGGCCGTGATCGTCCAAGAGCAGCAGGCCGCGCGAAACGAAGCGCATTCGCCGTGGCGGACCTATGGCTGGCAGCCGGTCGGCCTTCGGACAAGGGTGTTCCAGTTCCGGCAGGGGCCGGGCACCGAGCAGAAGGTGACGCTGCACTACGGAGATGGCCGGTTTACCGTGTCGTTGGCCGATCGCGCGGCCCCGATCGCTCTTTCGATGATGCCTTATGCCGGCGGCGGCTTCGACATCACCATCGACGGGGTGAAGTCGAATGTCGTGGCCGTGATCGAGAACCACGAGCTCTATCTGCGCACCCGCAACGGCCGCTTCGACCTGCATTGGGTCGATCCGTTCGGCGGCGAGACCGAGGAGCACGTCGGCGAGGACAAGATCGTGGCGCCGTTGCCGGGCACCGTGGTGGCGCTGCTGGCCGAGGAGGGCGCGACCCTGGAGAAGGGCGCTGCGATCCTGACGCTGGAAGTCATGAAGATGGAGCAGACCCTGCGCGCGCCCTATGCGGGCGTCTTGAAGAAGATCAAGTGCAAGGTCGGCGACATCGTCGGCGAGGGTGTTGAACTCGCCGAAATCGAACCGGCGGCGGCCTGA
- a CDS encoding carboxyl transferase domain-containing protein, with amino-acid sequence MQLHSTIDPTSPEFARNAEVMRGLVADLREKLKVVAGGGGKVSRARHTSRGKMLARERVDLLIDPGTAFLELSPLAANGLYGGDVHSASVITGVGRISGRECVIVANDATIKGGTYYPMTVKKHLRAQDIARQNNLPCVYMVDSGGAFLPMQDEIFPDERHFGRIFYNQAQMSSQGIPQIAIVMGSCTAGGAYVPAMSDESIIVRNQGTIFLGGPPLVKAATGEVVTAEELGGADVHSRQSGVTDHYAQNDAHAIGIARRIVATLKPPTRAALNMREPREPLFPAEEIYGVVSADGRKPFDVHDIIARLVDGSEFDEFKKLYGTTLICGFAHIWGYPVGIIANNGILFSESSLKGAHFIELCCQRNIPLVFLQNITGFMVGKKYEAGGIARDGAKLVTAVATAGVPKFTVVIGGSYGAGNYGMSGRAYSPRFLWMWPNARISVMGGEQASMVLAQVRRDGIEAKGDTWSAEEDEKFRAPIRAQYEHQGSPYYATARLWDDGVMDPADTRLVLGLGLSASANAPIEPTKFGLFRM; translated from the coding sequence ATGCAGCTTCATTCCACGATCGATCCCACATCCCCCGAATTTGCCCGCAATGCGGAAGTCATGCGCGGCCTCGTCGCGGACCTTCGCGAGAAGCTCAAGGTGGTCGCCGGCGGCGGCGGCAAGGTTTCGCGGGCCCGGCATACCTCGCGCGGCAAGATGCTGGCGCGCGAACGCGTCGACCTGCTGATCGATCCCGGCACGGCCTTCCTTGAATTGTCGCCGCTGGCCGCCAACGGCCTCTATGGCGGCGACGTCCATTCCGCCAGCGTCATCACCGGGGTGGGCCGCATTTCGGGCCGCGAATGCGTCATCGTCGCCAACGACGCCACCATCAAGGGCGGCACCTATTACCCGATGACGGTGAAGAAGCATCTGCGCGCGCAGGATATCGCGCGGCAGAACAATCTGCCCTGCGTCTACATGGTCGATTCCGGCGGCGCCTTCCTGCCGATGCAGGACGAGATCTTTCCGGACGAGCGGCATTTCGGCCGCATCTTCTACAACCAGGCACAGATGTCCTCACAGGGCATTCCGCAGATCGCGATCGTGATGGGCTCCTGCACCGCGGGTGGCGCCTATGTGCCTGCGATGTCCGACGAGAGCATCATCGTGCGCAATCAGGGCACGATCTTTCTCGGTGGCCCGCCGCTGGTGAAGGCCGCGACCGGCGAGGTCGTGACCGCCGAGGAACTCGGCGGCGCCGACGTGCATTCGCGGCAATCCGGCGTTACCGATCACTATGCGCAGAACGACGCCCATGCGATCGGGATCGCCCGGCGCATCGTCGCCACGCTGAAACCGCCGACGCGCGCCGCGTTGAACATGCGCGAGCCGCGGGAGCCGCTGTTTCCGGCCGAGGAAATCTACGGCGTGGTCTCCGCCGACGGCCGCAAGCCGTTCGACGTCCACGACATCATCGCGCGGCTGGTGGACGGCTCGGAATTCGACGAGTTCAAGAAACTGTACGGCACGACGCTGATCTGCGGCTTCGCCCATATCTGGGGCTACCCGGTCGGCATCATCGCCAATAACGGCATCCTGTTCAGCGAGAGTTCGCTGAAGGGCGCGCACTTCATCGAACTATGCTGCCAGCGCAATATCCCGCTGGTGTTCCTGCAGAACATCACCGGCTTCATGGTCGGCAAGAAGTACGAGGCCGGCGGCATCGCCCGCGACGGCGCCAAGCTGGTGACGGCGGTGGCAACCGCCGGCGTGCCGAAATTCACCGTCGTGATCGGCGGCTCCTATGGCGCCGGCAATTACGGCATGAGCGGCCGCGCCTATAGCCCGCGCTTCCTCTGGATGTGGCCGAACGCGCGCATCTCCGTCATGGGCGGCGAACAGGCCTCGATGGTTCTGGCCCAGGTGCGGCGCGACGGTATCGAGGCCAAGGGTGACACCTGGTCGGCCGAAGAGGACGAGAAGTTTCGCGCGCCGATCCGCGCCCAATACGAACACCAGGGCAGTCCGTATTATGCCACCGCGCGGCTGTGGGATGACGGCGTGATGGATCCCGCCGATACGCGGCTGGTGCTCGGCCTCGGATTATCCGCATCGGCGAATGCGCCGATCGAGCCGACGAAGTTCGGCCTGTTCAGGATGTGA
- the dctP gene encoding TRAP transporter substrate-binding protein, whose protein sequence is MITRRHILASALAAPAILRLGTGTAHAATTLKISHQFPGGTIDKGDFRDRLCRMFAQEVTKRSGGEIVGEIYPNSSLVKTNAQFSAMRKGALDISLYPMPYAGGELPETNIGLMPGLVATYDQGMRWKKEPVGKALTDFLADKGIILLSWVWQAGGVASRSRPIVAPEDAKGLKVRGGSREMDMVLQTAGAAVLSVPSNEIYAAMQTGACDAGITSSTSLISFRLEEVAKALTSGAGASYWFMLEPLMMSKAIFDKLPKNQQDILLAVGTEMEVFGRKGAQDDDVEVAKVYEKAGAKVSALDVATVGKWRDIARDTAWKDYGAKTATSAKLLKLASDVSA, encoded by the coding sequence ATGATCACACGCCGCCATATCCTCGCATCCGCGCTTGCCGCGCCCGCCATCCTGCGTCTCGGTACCGGTACCGCGCACGCTGCGACCACGCTGAAGATCTCGCACCAGTTTCCAGGCGGCACCATCGACAAGGGCGATTTCCGCGACCGGCTGTGCCGGATGTTCGCCCAGGAAGTCACCAAGCGCAGCGGCGGCGAAATCGTCGGCGAAATCTATCCGAACTCCTCGCTGGTCAAGACCAACGCGCAGTTCTCGGCGATGCGCAAGGGCGCGCTCGATATCAGCCTCTACCCGATGCCCTATGCCGGCGGCGAATTGCCCGAGACCAATATCGGCCTGATGCCGGGCCTGGTCGCGACCTACGATCAGGGCATGCGCTGGAAGAAGGAGCCGGTGGGCAAGGCTTTGACCGACTTCCTCGCCGACAAGGGTATCATCCTGCTCTCCTGGGTCTGGCAGGCCGGCGGCGTCGCCAGCCGTTCCCGCCCCATCGTGGCCCCCGAGGACGCCAAGGGACTGAAGGTCCGCGGCGGCTCGCGCGAAATGGACATGGTGCTGCAGACCGCGGGCGCCGCCGTGCTGTCGGTGCCGTCGAACGAAATCTATGCCGCGATGCAGACCGGCGCCTGCGACGCCGGCATCACCTCCTCCACCAGCCTGATCTCGTTCCGCCTCGAGGAGGTCGCGAAGGCGCTGACCTCGGGCGCCGGCGCGTCCTACTGGTTCATGCTGGAGCCGTTGATGATGTCGAAGGCGATCTTCGACAAGTTGCCGAAGAACCAGCAGGACATCCTGCTTGCGGTCGGCACCGAAATGGAAGTCTTCGGCCGCAAGGGCGCGCAGGACGACGACGTCGAGGTCGCCAAGGTCTACGAGAAGGCCGGCGCCAAGGTCTCCGCGCTCGACGTGGCGACGGTCGGCAAGTGGCGCGACATTGCGCGCGATACCGCCTGGAAGGACTATGGTGCTAAGACGGCAACCTCAGCGAAATTGCTGAAGCTCGCGAGCGACGTCTCCGCATGA
- a CDS encoding OpgC domain-containing protein, with protein sequence MKINATLPEKGRDLRLDLFRGVANWAIFLDHIPDNVVNWITTRNYGFSDAADLFVFISGYTASFVYARMMLDRGFIVGATRLTKRVWQLYVAHIILFVIYIASISYLALRFGDSELVNEFNVVGLVDNATETLRQGLFLKFKPVNLDVLPLYIVLMGLFPPVLWMMLRQPNWTMLASIALWLVARQTGWNLPAYPAGTWYFNPYCWQVLFVFGSWCALGGARRSMGVINHPVTLWLCIGYLILGLVMTMAGKFPDFGSLFPHWLYSTFNPNDKTNLAPYRFLHFVVIVIMVIRFVPKDWPGLEWKVFDPLIVCGQQSLAVFCVGVFLSFVGHFELSMSSGSLFAQIFVSVTGIAIMTIVAYYISWSKRQDKPLPKPPVPKPA encoded by the coding sequence ATGAAAATCAACGCCACCCTACCCGAAAAAGGACGCGACCTCCGGCTCGACCTGTTTCGCGGGGTCGCGAACTGGGCGATTTTTCTGGATCACATCCCCGACAACGTCGTGAACTGGATCACGACCCGCAATTACGGCTTCAGCGACGCCGCCGACCTGTTCGTCTTCATCTCCGGCTATACCGCCTCCTTTGTCTATGCCCGGATGATGCTCGACCGCGGCTTCATCGTCGGCGCCACCCGGCTGACCAAGCGTGTCTGGCAGCTCTACGTCGCCCACATCATCCTGTTCGTGATCTATATCGCCTCGATCAGCTATCTGGCGCTGCGGTTCGGCGATTCCGAACTGGTCAACGAGTTCAACGTCGTCGGGCTGGTCGATAATGCCACCGAAACGCTGCGGCAGGGGCTGTTCCTGAAGTTCAAGCCGGTCAATCTCGACGTGCTGCCGCTCTACATCGTGCTGATGGGACTGTTTCCGCCGGTGCTGTGGATGATGCTGCGCCAGCCCAACTGGACCATGCTGGCGTCGATCGCATTGTGGCTGGTGGCCCGCCAGACGGGCTGGAACCTGCCTGCCTACCCGGCCGGCACCTGGTACTTCAATCCGTACTGCTGGCAGGTGCTGTTCGTGTTCGGCTCATGGTGCGCGCTTGGCGGCGCCCGGCGGTCGATGGGGGTGATCAATCACCCGGTCACGCTCTGGCTCTGCATCGGCTATCTGATCCTGGGCCTCGTCATGACGATGGCCGGCAAGTTCCCGGATTTCGGGTCGCTGTTCCCGCATTGGCTGTATTCGACGTTCAACCCGAACGACAAAACCAACCTGGCGCCCTATCGTTTCCTCCACTTCGTCGTCATCGTGATCATGGTGATCCGGTTCGTGCCGAAGGACTGGCCGGGCCTGGAGTGGAAGGTGTTCGATCCGCTGATCGTCTGCGGTCAGCAGTCGCTTGCCGTGTTCTGCGTCGGCGTATTCCTGTCCTTTGTCGGGCATTTCGAGCTGTCGATGAGCTCGGGCTCGCTGTTCGCGCAGATCTTCGTCAGCGTCACCGGCATCGCGATCATGACCATCGTCGCCTACTACATTTCCTGGTCGAAGCGGCAGGACAAGCCGCTGCCCAAACCGCCGGTACCGAAACCCGCCTGA
- a CDS encoding Lrp/AsnC family transcriptional regulator, whose protein sequence is MTELQQLDEIDLRILSELQNDGRIRNNELAVRVGLSPPSCRRRVRALRERGVVKTIRASLDERLLGYEVTSFVTIQLQSQAQATVQAFESSIAAIPLVQQCWRLSGEADFLLKCVALSVEGMHQQLLQFAAMPSVRNIRSLPVLGVAKDEPLPMPDYPPASIAVE, encoded by the coding sequence ATGACAGAACTTCAGCAGCTCGACGAGATCGATTTGCGGATATTGTCCGAACTGCAGAACGACGGGCGCATCCGCAACAATGAACTGGCTGTCCGGGTCGGCCTATCGCCCCCTTCCTGCCGGCGGCGCGTTCGCGCCTTGCGCGAGCGCGGCGTGGTCAAGACGATCCGCGCCTCCCTCGACGAAAGGCTGCTCGGCTACGAGGTGACATCCTTCGTGACGATCCAGTTGCAGAGCCAGGCCCAGGCAACAGTCCAGGCTTTCGAGAGTTCGATTGCGGCCATCCCTCTGGTCCAGCAGTGCTGGCGGCTTTCGGGAGAAGCCGACTTCTTGCTGAAATGTGTCGCGCTCAGCGTCGAGGGAATGCACCAGCAGCTGCTGCAGTTTGCGGCGATGCCCAGTGTCCGCAACATCAGGAGCTTGCCGGTGCTCGGTGTCGCAAAGGATGAGCCGTTGCCGATGCCGGATTATCCGCCCGCATCCATCGCAGTAGAATAG
- a CDS encoding TRAP transporter small permease: MMHGPLPDQKDLPGAVTSNPLMAALGQALALCNNVIVFVAALALIAACAILSYSVIGRALFHSANYWQDEAAVFLLVGATFMTAAYVQGQRGHIGIEAFIGLISARANRIRLWLVDVASLLFCAFFAWKSWTLAHEAWVDGQVSNSMWSPPLAIPYVLMALGMSLLCLQLLLQIIIPLVGTSRR, from the coding sequence ATGATGCATGGTCCGCTTCCGGATCAGAAAGACCTTCCCGGCGCCGTCACGAGCAACCCGCTCATGGCGGCCCTCGGACAGGCGCTGGCGCTTTGCAACAACGTCATCGTCTTCGTCGCTGCGCTGGCGCTGATCGCGGCCTGTGCGATCCTCAGCTACAGCGTGATCGGCCGCGCCCTGTTCCACAGCGCCAATTACTGGCAGGACGAGGCGGCGGTGTTTCTGCTGGTCGGCGCCACCTTCATGACCGCGGCCTATGTGCAGGGCCAGCGCGGCCATATCGGCATCGAGGCCTTTATCGGTCTGATCTCAGCGCGTGCCAACCGAATCCGGCTGTGGCTGGTCGATGTCGCGAGCCTGCTGTTCTGCGCGTTCTTCGCCTGGAAATCCTGGACGCTGGCGCATGAGGCCTGGGTCGACGGCCAGGTCTCGAACTCGATGTGGTCGCCGCCGCTGGCGATCCCCTACGTGCTGATGGCGCTCGGCATGAGCTTGCTTTGCCTGCAACTGCTGTTGCAGATCATTATTCCTTTGGTGGGTACCTCGCGCCGATGA
- a CDS encoding TRAP transporter large permease, with product MSVLGIGLSYGFATLFAMFSGMPIAFALGAVAVVFMAIYMPAASLDTVTQNVYEEMASITLLSIPLFILKGAAIGKSRAGQDLYSALHAWLHRVPGGLGVANVFACALFAAMAGSSPATCSAIGSAGIPEMRKRGYSGGFAAGIIAAGGTLGILLPPSITMILFAVAAEKSLGRLFLAGIGPGLLLVTLFGIYAVFRFRKEYAAAHALYIATGTEAAILHHDDFTMAQRFSALPRVLPFVLLLTGVMIALYGGYATPSETAGLGGLLALVLIALIYSVWRPSDLAPILKSTIRESTMLMMIIGMSLLYSYVMSYLHISQSAAEAIVAMHLPRWELLAAILVMVVVLGFFLPPVSIILMTAPIILPPLRAANFDIIWFGIVMTIVMEMGLIHPPVGLNIFVIRNVAPDIPLSEVIWGTLPFVLLMMVAVLLLCFFPGISTTLPDLVMGPDGGR from the coding sequence ATGAGCGTTCTCGGAATTGGCCTCAGTTACGGCTTTGCCACCCTGTTTGCGATGTTCTCCGGCATGCCGATCGCGTTTGCGCTCGGCGCCGTCGCCGTCGTCTTCATGGCGATCTACATGCCGGCGGCCTCGCTCGATACCGTGACGCAGAACGTCTACGAGGAAATGGCATCGATCACGCTGCTGTCGATCCCGCTGTTTATCCTCAAGGGCGCGGCGATCGGCAAATCCCGCGCCGGCCAGGATCTCTATTCGGCGCTGCATGCCTGGCTGCATCGCGTCCCCGGCGGGCTTGGCGTCGCCAACGTGTTCGCCTGCGCGTTGTTCGCGGCGATGGCGGGCTCCTCGCCTGCGACCTGTTCGGCGATCGGCTCGGCCGGCATTCCCGAGATGCGCAAGCGCGGCTATTCCGGCGGCTTCGCGGCCGGCATCATCGCGGCCGGCGGCACGCTCGGCATTCTGCTGCCGCCCTCGATCACCATGATCCTGTTTGCGGTCGCCGCGGAGAAATCGTTAGGACGCCTGTTCCTCGCCGGCATCGGGCCGGGGCTGCTGCTGGTGACATTGTTCGGCATCTACGCGGTGTTCCGGTTCCGCAAGGAATATGCCGCGGCCCACGCGCTCTACATCGCGACCGGCACCGAAGCCGCGATCCTGCACCACGACGATTTCACCATGGCGCAGCGCTTCAGCGCGCTGCCGCGGGTGCTGCCGTTCGTCCTGCTGCTCACCGGCGTGATGATCGCGCTCTATGGCGGCTACGCCACGCCGTCGGAAACCGCGGGACTCGGCGGGCTATTGGCGCTGGTGCTGATCGCGCTGATCTACAGCGTGTGGCGGCCGAGCGATCTGGCGCCGATCCTGAAATCGACCATCCGCGAATCCACCATGCTGATGATGATCATCGGCATGTCGCTGCTCTATTCCTATGTGATGAGCTATCTGCACATCTCGCAATCGGCGGCGGAGGCCATCGTCGCGATGCATCTGCCGCGCTGGGAGTTGCTGGCGGCGATCCTGGTGATGGTGGTCGTGCTCGGCTTCTTCCTGCCGCCGGTGTCGATCATCCTGATGACCGCGCCGATCATCCTGCCGCCGCTGCGCGCCGCCAATTTCGACATCATCTGGTTCGGAATCGTGATGACCATCGTGATGGAGATGGGACTGATTCATCCGCCCGTCGGCCTCAACATCTTCGTCATCCGCAACGTCGCGCCCGATATTCCCTTGAGCGAAGTGATCTGGGGCACGCTGCCGTTCGTGCTGTTGATGATGGTCGCGGTACTGCTGCTGTGCTTCTTCCCGGGGATATCGACCACACTGCCCGATCTGGTGATGGGCCCGGACGGGGGAAGATAG
- a CDS encoding ETC complex I subunit, producing MTARIFKPAKNAMQSGRAKTREWQLDYEPEQPRAIEPLMGWTSSGDMKQQLTLHFDTREEAVAYCERKGIAYQVIEPKDSIQRQVAYSDNFAFRRGEPWTH from the coding sequence ATGACCGCACGCATTTTTAAGCCCGCCAAAAACGCGATGCAATCGGGGAGGGCCAAAACCAGGGAGTGGCAGCTCGATTACGAGCCCGAGCAGCCCCGGGCGATCGAGCCCCTGATGGGCTGGACCTCGTCCGGCGACATGAAACAGCAGCTCACTTTGCACTTCGACACCAGGGAGGAGGCGGTGGCCTATTGCGAACGCAAGGGCATCGCCTACCAGGTGATCGAGCCCAAGGATTCGATCCAGCGCCAGGTTGCCTATTCGGACAATTTCGCTTTCCGGCGCGGCGAGCCTTGGACCCATTAG